From the Micromonospora lupini genome, one window contains:
- a CDS encoding precorrin-8X methylmutase, with the protein MSRVAHPIEVESYRILRERVDLSHLPPLTRAVTERVVHASADLAYVDDLVCDEPALESGLAALRAGSPVVTDVAMVAAGITRAGLELVCPVAEPAAAELGRAAGITRSAAAVRIALDRVGPGAVWVVGCAPTALVELLTLDAAPALVVGLPVGFVGAAESKAALRASGLPGVSNVGEKGGSAVAAAALNALLYTEEKS; encoded by the coding sequence ATGAGCCGCGTGGCGCATCCCATCGAGGTCGAGTCGTACCGCATCCTGCGCGAGCGCGTCGACCTGTCGCACCTGCCGCCGCTGACCCGGGCGGTGACCGAACGGGTCGTGCACGCCAGCGCCGACCTCGCGTACGTCGACGACCTGGTCTGCGACGAGCCTGCCCTGGAATCGGGGCTGGCGGCGTTGCGCGCCGGGTCTCCCGTGGTCACCGACGTGGCGATGGTCGCCGCCGGCATCACCCGGGCCGGTCTGGAGCTGGTCTGCCCGGTCGCCGAGCCGGCCGCCGCCGAGCTGGGCCGCGCGGCCGGCATCACCCGCTCGGCGGCCGCCGTGCGGATCGCGCTGGACCGGGTCGGCCCCGGCGCGGTGTGGGTGGTCGGTTGCGCGCCCACAGCGCTCGTCGAACTGCTCACCCTGGACGCCGCGCCCGCGCTCGTCGTCGGCCTGCCGGTCGGCTTCGTGGGCGCCGCCGAGTCGAAGGCGGCGTTGCGGGCCAGCGGCCTGCCCGGCGTGTCCAACGTGGGCGAGAAGGGCGGCTCGGCGGTCGCCGCCGCCGCCCTCAACGCCCTGCTCTACACCGAGGAGAAGTCATGA
- the cobJ gene encoding precorrin-3B C(17)-methyltransferase has protein sequence MTDRNPSARIGLVAATAAGRRHADTLTAAWPHARLVEGDSVADALRTAWARYDAVVAFLATGAVVRILAPLLGDKRTDPAVVVVDEAARHAVALLGGHAGGGNDLAEAVGVLLDARPVITTATDAVGLPGLDTLGWPVQGAVAAVSRAILDGEPVELIADAAWPLPALPPNVHAGAHDESGVDNAAGKAVAAADNSAADNAPADSDAGGSGAAGYRLLVTDRVVPLDERTAVLRPPSLVAGVGASRGVPAAEVTELLHRVLAEAGLDPASLRCLASADVKADEVGILSTVDALGVPLVTWPATRLATVDVPHPSEVVRAAVGTPSVAEAAALLGPDGRPGDATLLVGKTATAMATVAVARHAPRGRLAVVGLGPGAADLRTPRAVAELRRAAVVVGLDQYLDQVRDVLRPGTRVLSSGLGAEEARARAAVAEAAAGRAVALVGSGDAGVYAMASPALEYADERIDVVGVPGVTAALAAGALLGAPLGHDHAYVSLSDLHTPWEVIERRVTAVAEGDFVALFYNPRSRARDWQLGKALGILAAHRPPDTPVGVVRNASRPDERVHLATLATLDPTVVDMYSVVVVGSSDTRLVAGRMVTPRGYRWRS, from the coding sequence GTGACCGACAGGAATCCGTCCGCCCGGATCGGCCTGGTGGCGGCGACCGCCGCCGGCCGCCGGCACGCCGATACCCTGACCGCCGCGTGGCCGCACGCCCGGCTTGTCGAGGGAGACAGCGTCGCCGACGCGCTGCGGACCGCCTGGGCGCGGTACGACGCCGTGGTGGCGTTCCTGGCCACCGGCGCGGTGGTGCGCATCCTCGCGCCGCTGCTCGGTGACAAGCGCACCGACCCGGCAGTGGTGGTCGTCGACGAGGCGGCCCGACACGCCGTGGCGCTGCTCGGCGGTCACGCCGGCGGCGGCAACGACCTCGCCGAGGCCGTCGGCGTCCTGCTGGACGCCCGACCGGTGATCACCACCGCCACCGACGCGGTCGGACTGCCCGGCCTGGACACCCTCGGCTGGCCCGTCCAGGGCGCGGTCGCCGCCGTGTCCCGGGCCATCCTGGACGGCGAACCGGTCGAGCTGATCGCCGACGCCGCCTGGCCGCTGCCCGCCCTGCCCCCGAACGTCCACGCCGGCGCCCACGACGAGTCCGGAGTCGACAACGCCGCCGGCAAGGCCGTCGCCGCCGCCGACAACTCCGCCGCCGACAACGCCCCCGCTGACAGCGACGCCGGCGGCAGCGGGGCCGCCGGATACCGCCTGCTGGTCACCGATCGGGTGGTGCCCCTCGACGAGCGGACCGCGGTGCTGCGGCCCCCGTCGCTCGTCGCCGGCGTCGGCGCGAGTCGGGGCGTACCGGCCGCCGAGGTGACCGAGCTGCTGCACCGGGTGCTGGCCGAGGCCGGCCTCGACCCGGCGAGCCTGCGCTGCCTGGCCAGCGCCGACGTCAAAGCTGACGAGGTGGGCATCCTGAGCACCGTCGACGCGCTCGGCGTACCCCTGGTGACCTGGCCGGCGACGCGGCTGGCAACTGTCGACGTGCCGCATCCCAGCGAGGTGGTCCGCGCCGCGGTCGGCACGCCGAGCGTCGCGGAGGCCGCGGCGCTGCTCGGCCCGGACGGTAGGCCGGGCGACGCCACGCTGCTGGTCGGGAAGACGGCGACGGCGATGGCGACAGTGGCGGTGGCCCGGCACGCGCCGCGCGGCCGGCTGGCAGTCGTCGGCCTCGGGCCGGGCGCCGCCGACCTGCGGACCCCCCGCGCGGTGGCGGAGCTGCGTCGCGCGGCGGTGGTGGTCGGCCTCGACCAGTACCTCGACCAGGTCCGCGACGTCCTGCGGCCGGGCACCCGGGTGCTGTCCAGCGGGCTGGGCGCGGAGGAGGCCCGGGCTCGCGCGGCCGTCGCGGAGGCCGCCGCCGGCCGGGCGGTCGCGCTTGTCGGCTCCGGCGACGCCGGGGTGTACGCGATGGCCAGCCCCGCCCTGGAGTACGCCGACGAGCGGATCGACGTGGTCGGCGTGCCCGGGGTGACCGCCGCGCTCGCCGCCGGGGCGCTGCTCGGTGCTCCGCTCGGCCACGACCACGCCTATGTGAGCCTGTCCGACCTGCACACTCCGTGGGAGGTCATCGAGCGGCGGGTGACAGCCGTCGCCGAGGGTGACTTCGTGGCGCTGTTCTACAACCCGCGCAGCCGGGCGCGCGACTGGCAGCTCGGCAAGGCGCTCGGCATCCTCGCCGCGCACCGGCCCCCGGACACCCCGGTCGGTGTGGTGCGCAACGCCAGCCGCCCCGACGAGCGGGTGCACCTGGCGACCCTGGCCACCCTTGACCCGACGGTCGTCGACATGTACAGCGTGGTGGTCGTCGGCAGCAGCGACACCCGGCTGGTCGCCGGCCGGATGGTCACACCCCGGGGGTACCGGTGGCGCTCGTGA
- a CDS encoding DUF362 domain-containing protein, with amino-acid sequence MALVTIDACQGCGACLRTCPTHAIRPVAGGLTVRADRCTGCLECLEICPVDAIRVVEPDPREGAR; translated from the coding sequence GTGGCGCTCGTGACCATCGACGCCTGCCAGGGCTGCGGCGCCTGCCTGCGCACCTGCCCCACGCACGCGATCCGGCCGGTCGCCGGCGGCCTGACGGTACGCGCGGACCGCTGCACCGGCTGCCTGGAGTGCCTGGAGATCTGCCCGGTCGACGCGATCCGCGTCGTCGAGCCCGACCCCCGCGAAGGAGCCCGATGA
- the cobA gene encoding uroporphyrinogen-III C-methyltransferase has translation MTGLVIVGHGTRSAAGVDQFAALVERVRRRGDIGDVEGGFIELSRPPLTDAVGALVARGHRALVALPLVLTAAGHGKGDIPAAMGREQQRHPGLTYRYGRPLGPHPLLHDALEQRIDAALAAPSPADADRAGTWVALIGRGSTDPDANAEVAKVARLLWEGRGYAGVEPGFISLASPSVPEVLDRLRRLGARRIVVAPYFLFAGVLPDRIVAQSAEFAAAHPDLDVRVAEVIGDCDALADLVRERYAEALGGDIRMNCDTCAYRVLMPGFADKVGRPQRPHDHPDDPVGHHHHHGHDHHDQHHHDHGSVAVVGGGPGPDDLITVRGKALLDAADVVVVDRLAPQGLLAGLRPDVLVVDAAKVPRGPSMAQEAINAALVSHARAGRRVVRLKGGDPYVFGRGHEEVQACVAAGVPVTVVPGVSSALAAPALAGVPVTHRGVAHDVTVVSGHLPPGHPDSLVDWSALARARGTVVLLMAVDTIAKIAAVLVEHGRAPETPVLAVQDAGLPGQRSVPARLDEIGAVAAREGIGPPAVFVLGPVVALATTGPST, from the coding sequence ATGACCGGTCTGGTCATCGTCGGGCACGGCACGCGCAGCGCGGCCGGGGTCGACCAGTTCGCCGCGCTCGTCGAGCGGGTCCGCCGCCGCGGTGACATCGGCGACGTCGAGGGCGGCTTCATCGAGCTGTCCCGCCCGCCGCTCACCGACGCCGTCGGCGCGCTCGTCGCGCGCGGGCACCGGGCGCTTGTGGCGTTGCCGCTGGTGCTCACCGCCGCCGGGCACGGCAAGGGCGACATCCCCGCCGCCATGGGACGCGAGCAGCAGCGCCATCCCGGGCTGACCTACCGCTACGGTCGTCCGCTCGGCCCGCACCCGCTGCTGCACGACGCCCTCGAACAGCGCATCGACGCGGCGCTGGCCGCCCCTTCGCCGGCCGACGCCGATCGGGCCGGTACGTGGGTGGCGTTGATCGGGCGGGGCTCCACGGACCCGGACGCCAACGCCGAGGTGGCCAAGGTCGCCCGGCTGTTGTGGGAGGGACGCGGCTACGCCGGCGTCGAGCCGGGGTTCATCTCGCTGGCGTCTCCGTCGGTGCCGGAGGTGCTGGACCGGTTGCGTCGCCTCGGCGCGCGGCGGATCGTCGTGGCGCCGTACTTCCTGTTCGCCGGTGTGCTGCCGGACCGGATCGTCGCCCAGTCGGCGGAGTTCGCCGCCGCCCACCCCGACCTGGACGTCCGGGTCGCCGAGGTGATCGGCGACTGCGACGCCCTCGCCGACCTCGTGCGGGAGCGCTACGCCGAGGCGCTGGGTGGGGACATCCGGATGAACTGCGACACCTGCGCGTACCGGGTGCTGATGCCCGGCTTCGCCGACAAGGTGGGCCGCCCGCAGCGCCCGCACGACCACCCCGACGACCCGGTCGGCCACCACCATCACCACGGGCACGACCACCACGACCAGCACCACCACGACCACGGCTCGGTCGCCGTGGTCGGCGGCGGGCCCGGACCCGACGACCTGATCACGGTACGTGGCAAGGCCCTGCTCGACGCCGCGGACGTGGTGGTGGTCGACAGGCTCGCCCCGCAGGGGCTGCTCGCCGGACTGCGCCCCGACGTGCTCGTGGTCGACGCCGCGAAGGTGCCCCGTGGCCCGTCGATGGCCCAGGAGGCGATCAACGCGGCCCTGGTGTCGCACGCCCGCGCCGGTCGTCGGGTGGTGCGGCTCAAGGGCGGCGACCCGTACGTCTTCGGACGCGGCCACGAGGAGGTCCAGGCCTGTGTGGCGGCAGGGGTGCCGGTGACAGTGGTCCCCGGGGTGAGCAGCGCCCTCGCCGCGCCGGCGCTCGCCGGCGTGCCGGTCACGCACCGGGGCGTGGCGCACGACGTCACAGTGGTCTCGGGGCACCTGCCGCCCGGGCATCCCGACTCGCTCGTCGACTGGTCGGCGCTGGCCCGCGCCCGGGGGACAGTCGTGCTGCTGATGGCCGTGGACACCATCGCCAAGATCGCGGCCGTGCTGGTTGAGCACGGCCGGGCCCCGGAGACCCCGGTGCTGGCCGTGCAGGACGCCGGGCTGCCCGGCCAGCGGTCCGTGCCGGCCCGACTGGACGAGATCGGCGCGGTCGCCGCCCGGGAGGGCATCGGCCCGCCCGCCGTCTTCGTGCTCGGCCCGGTGGTTGCCCTCGCCACCACCGGGCCGAGCACCTGA
- a CDS encoding ABC transporter permease: MIRFGLRLAVAGGREALTRLLVIAAAVAIGSGLLLTTLAGVNAVNAQLTRYASIYPQASAGGDVDPLAWSTRQDYFHGEQIIRIDVAATGPTAPTPVGIPATPDPGEYYASPALRALLAAHPADQLGDRFPGRDLGTVGPAALTSPDTLLVVVGGTPDDIAKLPQARQVTNVGDAPALPETTVNLILGVIAGGLLFPVLIFIGTATRLSAARREQRFAAMRLVGATPRQIAIVAAVEAAAAAVAGTAVGFGLFYAFRDPLAGIPFTGMPFFPSDMSLGVLDTLLVALGVPAGAAVAAQISLRRVRISPLGVTRRVTPRAPRAYRLIPMVLGVAVLVFALGYRPESSDGQTAIFLPGLLLIMAGLVLAGPWLTMVGARVMARYAGRPATLIAARRLADNPKAGFRAISGIMLALFVTSVAIGVITTIIANRGPAPVGSTDAGTVTTVFDEKAPSVPDTLFAELHAISGVRSATAIREAPDVNSGGEGGVIACADLPSAYGRCAQGAAVIEVPIGLSRWQESVSSTTEWRAASITLDDLQRLPVISVVVGTDGSAAAVERTRTLLEVAFPTFWVGPNVPGDFESDFADTLRGWEQLANVIIIASLALGGCSLAVSVIGGLTERRRPFSLLRLGGAPVRVLRRVVALESAVPMLAVAAVAIGMGLLAAHLFLRAQMHYTLVAPEPRFYVIVVVGLVACLGVIASTLPLLERITGPETARSE, encoded by the coding sequence ATGATCCGCTTCGGGCTCCGCCTCGCCGTGGCCGGCGGTCGTGAGGCGCTCACCCGCCTGCTCGTCATCGCCGCCGCCGTCGCGATCGGCAGCGGGCTGCTGCTGACCACCCTCGCCGGGGTCAACGCGGTAAACGCTCAGCTCACCCGGTACGCGTCGATCTATCCCCAGGCCTCGGCCGGCGGCGACGTCGACCCGCTGGCGTGGTCGACCCGGCAGGACTACTTCCACGGTGAGCAGATCATTCGAATCGACGTCGCCGCGACCGGGCCGACCGCGCCCACCCCGGTTGGCATCCCGGCAACTCCGGACCCGGGTGAGTACTACGCCTCGCCCGCGTTGCGGGCACTGCTGGCCGCCCACCCGGCCGACCAACTGGGGGACCGGTTCCCGGGGCGGGACCTCGGCACAGTTGGGCCGGCCGCCCTGACCTCGCCGGACACCCTGCTCGTCGTCGTGGGCGGCACCCCCGACGACATCGCCAAACTGCCCCAGGCCAGGCAGGTCACAAACGTCGGCGACGCACCCGCCCTGCCCGAGACCACGGTGAACCTCATCCTGGGCGTCATCGCCGGCGGACTGCTGTTTCCAGTGCTGATCTTCATCGGCACCGCCACCCGGCTCAGCGCCGCCCGCCGAGAGCAGCGCTTCGCCGCGATGCGCCTGGTCGGCGCGACACCCCGGCAGATCGCGATCGTCGCCGCGGTGGAGGCGGCCGCCGCCGCCGTCGCCGGCACCGCCGTTGGTTTCGGGCTGTTCTACGCCTTCCGCGACCCGCTGGCGGGCATCCCGTTCACCGGCATGCCGTTCTTCCCCAGCGACATGTCGCTGGGCGTGCTGGACACCCTGCTCGTGGCGCTCGGCGTCCCGGCCGGCGCGGCGGTGGCCGCACAGATTTCGCTGCGCCGCGTACGGATCTCGCCGCTGGGTGTCACCCGTCGGGTCACGCCACGGGCACCGCGCGCGTACCGGCTGATCCCGATGGTGCTCGGCGTCGCCGTGCTGGTGTTCGCGCTCGGCTACCGACCCGAGTCGTCCGACGGCCAGACCGCGATCTTCCTGCCCGGTCTGCTGCTCATCATGGCCGGCCTGGTCCTCGCCGGCCCGTGGCTGACGATGGTCGGCGCCCGGGTGATGGCCCGGTACGCCGGTCGCCCGGCCACGCTCATCGCCGCCCGACGCCTCGCCGACAACCCGAAGGCCGGGTTCCGGGCGATCAGCGGCATCATGCTCGCCCTCTTCGTCACAAGCGTGGCCATCGGCGTGATCACCACGATCATCGCCAACCGTGGCCCGGCGCCGGTCGGCTCGACCGACGCGGGAACGGTGACCACGGTCTTCGACGAGAAGGCCCCGTCGGTGCCCGACACGCTCTTCGCCGAGCTGCACGCGATCAGCGGCGTGCGGTCCGCGACCGCGATCCGGGAAGCCCCGGACGTGAACAGCGGCGGCGAGGGCGGGGTGATCGCCTGCGCCGACCTCCCGAGCGCGTACGGCCGGTGCGCCCAGGGCGCCGCGGTCATCGAGGTGCCGATTGGTCTCAGCCGCTGGCAGGAGTCGGTGTCGTCCACAACGGAGTGGCGCGCGGCGTCGATCACGCTCGACGACCTTCAGCGGCTGCCGGTGATCTCGGTCGTCGTGGGCACGGACGGGTCCGCCGCCGCCGTCGAGCGCACCCGCACGTTGCTGGAGGTCGCCTTCCCGACCTTCTGGGTGGGGCCGAACGTGCCCGGCGACTTCGAGTCGGACTTCGCCGACACGCTGCGCGGCTGGGAGCAACTGGCAAACGTCATCATCATCGCCAGCCTCGCGCTCGGCGGGTGCAGCCTCGCGGTAAGCGTCATCGGCGGCCTCACCGAACGCCGCCGCCCGTTCAGCCTGCTGCGCCTCGGCGGCGCTCCGGTGCGGGTCCTGCGTCGGGTGGTGGCGCTGGAGAGCGCCGTGCCGATGCTCGCCGTCGCCGCCGTCGCCATCGGGATGGGCCTGCTCGCCGCGCACCTGTTCCTGCGAGCGCAGATGCACTACACGCTCGTCGCGCCGGAGCCGCGCTTCTACGTGATCGTCGTCGTCGGGCTTGTCGCCTGCCTCGGCGTCATCGCCTCCACGCTGCCGCTGTTGGAACGCATCACCGGGCCGGAGACCGCCCGCAGCGAGTAG
- the cobI gene encoding precorrin-2 C(20)-methyltransferase, with translation MNADARQGADATLTGVGVGPGDPELLTVKAVRILREADVVFVPVMADRDEPAATAGATLPGADAGRAEATVREYVPADRLRRLPFALDDRGGVTARRAAAWDDAARTVVDAVDAGARSLAFATIGDPNVYSTFGYLAQSVRALRSAVRVATVPGVTAMQELAARSGTPLCEGREPLTLLPATAGLALFADALAGPGTVVAYKGWRRHPELLAELRRQGRLADAVLGRSLGLPGERIGPVDDTDHDLPYLSTLLVPARREHRGGKL, from the coding sequence ATGAACGCCGACGCGCGGCAGGGCGCCGACGCCACGCTGACCGGCGTCGGTGTCGGACCGGGTGACCCCGAACTGCTCACCGTCAAGGCCGTGCGGATCCTGCGCGAGGCCGACGTGGTCTTCGTACCCGTGATGGCGGACCGGGACGAGCCGGCCGCGACGGCCGGTGCCACGCTGCCGGGCGCGGACGCCGGGCGGGCCGAGGCGACCGTCCGGGAGTACGTGCCGGCGGACCGGCTGCGCCGGCTGCCGTTCGCCCTCGACGACAGGGGTGGGGTGACCGCCCGCCGGGCGGCGGCCTGGGACGACGCCGCCCGGACGGTGGTCGACGCGGTCGACGCGGGCGCGCGGTCCCTCGCGTTCGCCACCATCGGCGACCCCAACGTCTACTCCACATTCGGCTACCTGGCGCAGAGCGTCCGCGCGCTGCGGTCCGCCGTGCGGGTGGCGACCGTGCCGGGCGTGACAGCCATGCAGGAGCTGGCCGCCCGCAGCGGCACCCCGCTCTGCGAGGGACGCGAACCGCTGACCCTGCTGCCGGCCACCGCCGGTCTGGCGCTGTTCGCCGACGCCCTCGCCGGGCCGGGCACCGTGGTCGCCTACAAGGGCTGGCGGCGGCACCCGGAGCTGCTCGCCGAGCTGCGCCGGCAGGGCCGCCTCGCCGACGCGGTGCTCGGACGCAGCCTCGGGCTGCCCGGTGAACGGATCGGACCTGTCGACGACACCGACCACGACCTGCCGTACCTGTCGACGCTGCTGGTTCCGGCCCGCCGCGAGCACCGAGGAGGAAAGCTGTGA
- the cobM gene encoding precorrin-4 C(11)-methyltransferase, with product MTSNGKVWFVGAGPGAADLLTLRAARVIAAADIVIWAASLVHADVLDHARPDAEIVDSSQLPIEGVLPLYERAAAHGLTVARIHSGDPALWGAVQEQLDLCRTLDLAVEIVPGVSSFTAVAALVGRELTVPEVAQSVILTRLEGGKTPMPPGERVRDFARHGTTMALFLSAARSGQVQAELLAGGYPEDTPAVVAYQATWPDELVVRCTVGTLEATVKQHKLWKHTLFLVGPALAAEGTRSHLYHPGHFHTFRRAEPAARAELRRQTGGRAGGTGTP from the coding sequence GTGACGAGCAACGGCAAGGTGTGGTTCGTCGGGGCCGGCCCGGGTGCGGCGGACCTGCTGACCCTGCGGGCCGCCCGGGTGATCGCCGCCGCGGACATCGTCATCTGGGCGGCCAGCCTGGTGCACGCCGACGTCCTCGACCACGCCCGCCCCGACGCGGAGATCGTCGACTCGTCGCAGCTACCCATCGAGGGCGTGCTGCCGCTGTACGAGCGCGCCGCCGCGCACGGGCTCACCGTGGCCCGCATCCACTCCGGCGACCCGGCGCTCTGGGGCGCGGTGCAGGAGCAACTGGACCTGTGCCGGACGCTCGACCTGGCCGTCGAGATCGTGCCCGGGGTGTCCTCGTTCACCGCCGTCGCGGCGCTCGTCGGGCGGGAGCTGACAGTCCCCGAGGTCGCCCAGTCGGTGATCCTCACCCGCCTCGAAGGCGGCAAGACCCCGATGCCGCCCGGCGAGCGGGTCCGCGACTTCGCCCGGCACGGCACGACCATGGCGCTGTTCCTCTCCGCCGCCCGCTCCGGCCAGGTGCAGGCCGAGCTGCTGGCCGGCGGCTACCCCGAGGACACCCCGGCCGTGGTGGCGTACCAGGCGACCTGGCCCGACGAACTGGTGGTGCGCTGCACGGTCGGCACCCTGGAGGCCACCGTCAAGCAGCACAAGCTGTGGAAGCACACCCTGTTCCTGGTCGGACCGGCCCTCGCCGCCGAGGGCACCCGCTCACACCTGTACCACCCCGGGCACTTCCACACCTTCCGTCGCGCCGAGCCGGCCGCCCGCGCCGAGCTGCGCCGCCAGACCGGCGGCCGCGCCGGAGGAACAGGCACACCGTGA
- a CDS encoding cobalt-precorrin-5B (C(1))-methyltransferase, whose amino-acid sequence MTYAEPPLREPDLPRTAKVRPTALRTGWTTGACATAAAKAAVTALVTGEIQPDVEIGLPAGRRVRFGVERCEVTGSPPVRAEAVVVKDAGDDPDVTHGAELTATVDWTDAPGLRLAGGPGVGTVTKPGLGLAVGGPAINDTPRRMIGEAVAEVVDLSEVGVRVVISVPRGEIMARKTTNRRLGILGGISILGTTGIVRPFSTASWRASVVQAVHVMAAQGERTVVLCTGGRTERAARALLPDLPEVCFVEVGDFTGAAVTAAVGDEMTGVVFVGMAGKLAKLAAGILMTHYTRSTVDLSLLGAVTADAGGDPALVAAVTEANTGRHAYELWEAAGLLGPAGDLLCQRVGQVLRRFAGPTVTVDVAMVDFAGAHVVASSGRWPR is encoded by the coding sequence GTGACGTACGCCGAGCCGCCGCTGCGCGAGCCGGACCTGCCCCGTACGGCGAAGGTCCGGCCCACAGCCCTGCGGACGGGGTGGACCACCGGCGCCTGCGCCACGGCGGCGGCGAAGGCGGCGGTCACCGCCCTGGTCACCGGAGAGATTCAGCCGGACGTGGAGATCGGCCTGCCCGCGGGTCGGCGCGTGCGCTTCGGAGTGGAACGCTGCGAGGTGACCGGCAGCCCACCCGTGCGGGCCGAGGCGGTGGTCGTCAAGGACGCCGGTGACGACCCGGACGTCACCCACGGCGCCGAGCTGACCGCCACCGTGGACTGGACCGACGCCCCCGGGCTGCGCCTGGCCGGCGGTCCCGGCGTCGGCACCGTCACCAAGCCCGGCCTCGGGCTCGCGGTCGGTGGCCCGGCCATCAACGACACCCCCCGCCGGATGATCGGCGAGGCGGTGGCCGAGGTGGTCGACCTCAGCGAGGTCGGCGTCCGCGTGGTGATCAGCGTGCCCCGGGGCGAGATCATGGCCCGCAAGACCACCAACCGCCGGCTCGGCATCCTCGGCGGCATCTCGATCCTCGGCACCACCGGCATCGTCCGGCCCTTCTCCACCGCCTCCTGGCGGGCCAGCGTCGTGCAGGCCGTACACGTGATGGCCGCCCAGGGCGAGCGGACCGTGGTGCTGTGCACAGGCGGACGTACCGAGCGGGCCGCTCGCGCGCTCCTGCCCGACCTGCCCGAGGTGTGCTTCGTCGAGGTGGGTGACTTCACCGGGGCCGCCGTCACCGCCGCCGTGGGCGACGAGATGACCGGGGTGGTCTTCGTCGGCATGGCCGGCAAGCTCGCCAAACTCGCCGCCGGGATCCTGATGACCCACTACACCCGCTCCACGGTGGACCTGTCCCTGCTCGGCGCGGTGACGGCCGACGCCGGTGGCGATCCGGCGCTCGTCGCCGCCGTGACCGAGGCGAACACCGGTCGGCACGCGTACGAGCTGTGGGAGGCCGCCGGGCTGCTCGGCCCGGCCGGGGACCTGCTCTGCCAGCGGGTCGGCCAGGTGCTGCGACGCTTCGCCGGGCCGACTGTCACGGTGGACGTGGCGATGGTCGACTTCGCCGGAGCGCACGTGGTCGCCTCGTCGGGGCGGTGGCCCCGATGA
- the cbiE gene encoding precorrin-6y C5,15-methyltransferase (decarboxylating) subunit CbiE — protein MAPMSRTPSDPLVTVVGLDAVGAPAHPALAPALAGAGLVVGAARHLAAVPVPPGADTVVLGPLAPAVGRLSAAVAAGVPAVVLASGDPGLFGIVRRLRAAGLPLRVVPAVSSVAAAFARVGLPWDGAAVVTAHGRDPRPALNACRALPLVAVLTAPGAGAAELGAGLVGWSRRLLVAEHLGTDVERVRMVTPEQAATETWSDPHVLLSLADADADPADAAPGDAAPGPVVLGGMRCDNQPAAAPAGGWALPEGRYAHRDSMITKSEVRALVLARLRPRLGRLVWDVGAGSGSVGIECALLGAAVLAVEQDVASAATIRANAAAHAVTVRLVVGRAPAALAGLPEPDAVFVGGGGTDVLPAVVARRPERVVLTLAALDRVAPAVGLLRAAGYTVEGSQLSAARLAALPGGSIRLAATNPVVVLTGERP, from the coding sequence GTGGCCCCGATGAGCCGTACGCCCTCGGATCCGCTGGTGACGGTGGTCGGGCTGGACGCGGTGGGTGCCCCGGCGCATCCCGCGCTCGCGCCCGCGCTGGCCGGCGCCGGGCTCGTCGTCGGGGCGGCCCGGCACCTGGCCGCCGTTCCCGTGCCGCCCGGCGCGGACACCGTCGTCCTCGGGCCGCTCGCCCCGGCCGTCGGACGGCTGAGCGCCGCCGTCGCGGCCGGGGTGCCGGCCGTGGTGCTGGCCAGCGGGGATCCCGGCCTGTTCGGCATCGTCCGGCGGCTGCGGGCGGCCGGACTGCCGCTGCGGGTGGTGCCGGCGGTGTCCAGTGTGGCCGCCGCGTTCGCCCGCGTCGGGCTGCCCTGGGACGGCGCGGCAGTGGTCACCGCGCACGGCCGCGACCCGCGCCCCGCCCTGAACGCCTGTCGGGCGCTGCCGCTGGTCGCGGTGCTCACCGCGCCCGGCGCCGGCGCCGCCGAGCTGGGCGCCGGCCTGGTCGGCTGGTCCCGCCGCCTGCTGGTCGCCGAGCACCTGGGCACCGACGTCGAACGGGTCCGCATGGTGACCCCCGAGCAGGCAGCCACCGAGACCTGGTCCGACCCACACGTCCTGCTCAGCCTCGCCGACGCCGACGCCGACCCTGCCGACGCTGCGCCCGGTGACGCCGCGCCCGGTCCGGTCGTGCTCGGTGGGATGCGCTGCGACAACCAGCCGGCCGCCGCGCCGGCCGGTGGCTGGGCGCTGCCGGAGGGCCGGTACGCCCACCGCGACTCGATGATCACCAAGTCGGAGGTGCGTGCCCTCGTCCTCGCCCGACTGCGGCCCCGCCTGGGCCGGCTGGTCTGGGACGTCGGCGCGGGCAGCGGCTCGGTCGGCATCGAGTGCGCGCTGCTCGGCGCGGCAGTGCTCGCCGTCGAGCAGGACGTCGCCAGTGCCGCGACCATCCGGGCCAACGCCGCGGCGCACGCCGTCACCGTCCGGCTCGTCGTCGGGCGGGCCCCGGCGGCACTGGCCGGGCTGCCCGAGCCGGACGCGGTATTCGTCGGCGGTGGCGGCACCGACGTCCTGCCCGCGGTGGTGGCCCGCCGACCCGAGCGGGTGGTGCTCACCCTCGCCGCGCTGGACCGCGTCGCGCCGGCCGTGGGCCTGCTGCGCGCCGCCGGCTACACAGTCGAGGGCAGCCAGCTCTCCGCCGCCCGCCTCGCCGCCCTGCCCGGCGGGTCGATCCGCCTCGCGGCCACCAACCCGGTGGTCGTCCTCACCGGGGAGCGCCCGTGA